The Narcine bancroftii isolate sNarBan1 chromosome 8, sNarBan1.hap1, whole genome shotgun sequence region tacATTAAGCAACCTTGACTCTTAAATGGAAATTGCTACAACCAAACTGCTAAATAAAAAATCTGTCCCTCTTTTTACACCTcatgcttttctctgagagattACTTACTTTAATTCCAAGTTTCACCTAATATGGCACTGCTAACATGCTTTATGGATTTGAATTAAAGGAGGAAATGGAAGGGAGTGCAGAATGAGGAGGCCAAAGGAGTTTCAAGTGGGCACAAGAATGAATCACTTAAAATACAATTAGAGGATGCAGGAGCAGGAACTGAATGAACAAAATCTCTGCCACCCAAATAATGATCAGGAAAGAAAACAAATATCCATGAACTTGCACTATTTTCTACAACTGAGCTTTCAATgctaaataataataacaatttaaTGAAAGAATTTTACCTTGTTTATGCCTGTTTGAACCATCAGGGGTCTGTCCTCTGAGAGCTGTGTCCCTGAGTACTGGTCTTGAAAGCCTTTCTGTTTCTGTCTTGCCAATGAGACCCAGACTGGTTTTGAGGAATTGGCTCTTGGACTTTCTATCAGATTTCggaaatcaaataactttttcagCAAAAGGAAAGAAGCAACAATCTGATGATCTGCTTACACCATTCAGGGTGAAGCAAAATATACATTTTTTCATGTACAGGGGCATTTGAAGGATATTTTCAACAGACATCACAAAATGTAATGCTTTCTAGTTTAAATTACTGTAGGGACACATGTGCTGAAATAACTACTGAAGGTATAACTTTCTCCAGAGTCAAGGAGGTTGAAGTTGATAACTTTACAGCTGATAAATTGTTGGGTCAGATAAAAGAGGTAAAAGCAACAGACTATAAATACAAATTTGTCACCAACATATCTGATAGAAAATTCAGAAGATACTTCTTTTTCGAGAGGGATGTCAAAATGAAGAACTCACTCCCATCCCGAGTGATTAGAACTGAAACCATTCAAGcattcatagaaccatagaacaccaccacataaaaacaagccctttggcccttctggtctgtgctgaactattattccgcCTGCTCTCATTAACTTGCACCCGAACCATAGCCCTCCAAATCCCTCCCATCAGGTTcctgtccatttttttcttaaatgtcaaaattgagcctgcattcaccaactCAGAAGACAGCTTATTCTTTACTCACACCACTCTCGacatgaagaagctccccctaatgTCCCatttaaacttttcaccttttacccttaacccatgtcctctagcttCTATCTTTCTTAATCTTtgtggaaaaaagcctgcttgcatttactctattgatactcattataattttgtatatctctatcaaatctctcctcattctactatgctcagggaataaagtcctaaccagtttaacgTTTGCCTGCAATTCAGTTCAAGTCCCAGCTCTACCTTTGTAAATCTCTTctacactctttccatcttaggtgaccaaaactgcacacacccTCCAAATTTGACCCCACAATTGTCTTTTCCTTCTTCACCATAGCATCTCAACACCTATagtcaatacattgatttatgaatgccAGTGTGCCACAAGCTCTCCTTAAGACcgtatctacctgtgacaccacttttagggaattatgtatctgcattcccagatccctctgttctaccaccttCTTGAGTGCCTTATCGAAGGATCCTTCAAGGGAATGCTAGGTAATCACAAGAATAGTTTGGGTGGGAGGAATCAAGCAGAGCATACTCAGCTATATAATAGGCAATAGCATGACAACCAAGAGATTGCATAATGTAACCCCAATGCTCTCTCTTAAAAACAGCAAGGTTTGGAAATCATGGCCATCAGTGTGGTTTATATTAACTGCTCTAAAAGGAATGATAGTTCCACAAAAATTAGAATGACACACCTGATGTTTTTCCAAAGTTTGGATAAGTTTCACTATTCTTTCTCTCATTCTTTACTCCAGGAGCACGATATTTTTCTTGTTTGACAGGTTCTGTTGAAGGGTCCAGTGAATTGGTTTTCTCAGACATGAGACACCCACCCGTCTGACCCTCTGGAAATAATTTGGCTGCATTTTTACTGATGTCTCTTTCACTCCGAGTTGCCAAAGAAGCCTCCACTTGCCCACTGATTCCACCATCACCCTTCCAGAATGTTGGAGCTTGTGATGTTGTCACCCCTATGGAGGCTCTTCTCACAGCTTCTTTCTGTTCCAAGCCCACTTCGGTCAAATAGCTGTGAAGAGGTGAGGTTCGCCTCAGCCTGATACCAAATGGACTTCCCTTGGCATTCAGTCCAGCTTTTGGAGATGGTACCATAACTTTTAGACCATTGTCTGGAGATGCTGGTTCGGTTTCATCAAGTTTGACTTTCAATGGTGCATTAAGAACTTGTTGAGGTCTAATAACTTCTTCTATTTCTTGACTCGATAATGCTTCATTTGCACGTTCTTCAGCTGTATTTTCACAATACCCAGAGGTTGGCACTGTCGGAAGGCAAAACTCCATATTCCATTTCTTGGCATCCATCACCGATCTCTGCCAGGCAGATGCAATTGAGAACTTGATGGAACCTTGACTACTggccttctgattttcttgtgacaattcatttgaaattgaaagttcaGGCGGTGCCCAACTGCAGTCTAGTTGTGGGGTGGAAAGGACAAGTTGATTTGTTTCATGTGGAAATTCAGATATTAAACCAATGTTATCTGTCTGATCATGGCAGGGTTTTGGAATATGTGCAGGTCTCTGATTTAATAAGATCTCACCATCATTCTCCTCCACTGTTGACTGATTTGTGAAGATATTTTCCATGCAGCCTTTCCAATCTTCGGATGAACCCAATGTCTCATCAGAAAGTGTGGCTCCCGCTGCTGGTTTAGCTGTCAAACTATGTTCTGGTGCacttaatatatttaaaatggtTTCCCTTTCTCTTGCCTCCTGAGGCAGTGCAGGCGAAATGCTTTCCAGTGATGGAGATGCGTCAGTTGCAGAGGAAACAGAATCCCTTTCAACGTTCTCAAGCAAGGGACCTTTGCTGGTTGCAGATTTGGCAGCATCCAGAACATTATTCCCAGAACATTCTGGCAATGTAGCTGTGGGTGCCAGGAAGAAAGGTACTGCATCACTTTTGTTTAGGTCAGCAATAGCTTTTATTGAAGACAACTTGGAATCATCTTCATGTGGACAAAATGTTTCTGGGGTCACTCTTGCAATGCGAGGAGTTTTCTCAGGATCAGGCAGGTCTTCAGAGGTGAAGCCTGGTTCTGAAGAAAGTATTTCACAAATGGATGGGGGAAGTGACATATCCCCATCCAGATTGGTGTTATCTCCATCTTCAGGTTCTGGAACATGACCATCTGATGTAGGTCTGGAAACCTTTGGAACTTTTACAGCACATTCCTCATCATTTACTTCAAGACATTTTGACCAAGGCATTTTGTTGCGATGGATGTTGATGTCCTCCTCTCCTGATGAATCTGTTATACAATGAAGATCAAAGGAGGTACATTATTTAGCCATTCTGTGATCATTTAAATGATGATTAGCTTAAACTTAAACATTAAATTTCACATCTGCAACTTGGTTGATCACTTGCCCAAAAGTTATTTTGATTATTGGCTTTATATTTTGTGATTTAACTAAACTTTTATTTTTGTATGAACTCTAGATGTCCTCAATATTCAACCCAACACATATAACCAATGACAATAACAATCCAGTTTAACCGATTAAAATTTATTTGTCATAAAATAGCTCATACAGTGAGGGTTCATCTGAAAACAGGCTAACAGATTATCTCCAACATTCATGCAGCCGAGTAAAGAGCAAAAGTTACAGACATAGGaggatcaattagcaccaagcaagagaAGCGTGAAAGCCCCagatggggttcattcaggagcctggtagcagcagggaagaaactgtctttccaTTTGTTGGTGTGTGTTTTCACTTTCTTTGGCTTTCTCCCTGACTGTACATCAGCCTGTAATTCATGGCTTTCCCTCGCAGTCCTTCTTAAATAAACACACATCAGCCATCCTCCAGGCTTCTGGTACTTCACCCATGGCTAAAGTTTGGACAAGTATCTCTGCCAGAGCCTCAGGAATTTCTTCCGTGGCTTCCCACAATATTCAGGGATTCAACTGGATTTATCCACCATGATATGATTTAAGACCACTAGCACTTTCTGTTTTGTAATGCGGCTCTGTTTTCAAAGAAAGTTGAATGAGAGGAATTGTTGTTCACCTTTTTTTCTGAACTGGAGGATTCCACAATGAAAAATGAGAGAAATCTCCACTAACTCCTGACCTGCAGCTGACTCATCCTTTCAAGAATTACATGGGATTTAAAAAGGTTTCTCATCTAACCAGCATCGAatgagaaaaaatattttatttttgttttttttcccataaatatacatagaaaaactctccaatattaaatatatgtataaataaaactttttctttacCTAAAAAAACcctaaacaaaataaaacaacccCTTCCCACCTCTCCCTTTTACAATATAAATCCACACGCAGTCAGGGCTCACATCTCTGCTGATCATCAAATATTCTCTGTgggaagtcacttgcatttatactATGACAGCATTTATTATTGCCGTTATTGTTATTTATATTTACAGTTGGccccctatatgatccaaatatggcaactatatcttaataaatatggaatatttgTTCTTTTATGTATTGTTTTCCATTGGTATgtaactattcatctcagcagtaagaggaatcaataaatctttaaattgtttgaAGAACTcgggaggaaacccatcctcccccagagatttgttagcttgtaaagtactCAAATTTTTCTCGATTTCTTCTCTTGTCAAAGAAACATCCAAATCAATTTGTTCTCTATCTTATAATTTTGGACATTCAGCATTGTTAAAAATGCATACATTTCCTTTTCATATTTcaataattctgatttgtatagtttcatataatattgtctaaaatattatttatttcttttttgattTTATGTCACAATATTGgcctctgtttttattacatttatCATTCTAGATTACTCCTGTGCCTTTAACTGCAAAGATAAAACTTTATGCACCTGTTCTCCTACTTCATAGTATTTTTATTtggtttttaatatatttttttctgttccaTACATTTGCaatgttatatttcaattttttattctctaatactcaatatttttcttgtgatcctgttctctgatattcttttttcaATTTTGTTATATCTTTCACTAGACCATCCAGCTCTATAGAGTATTTTCTCAAGATTTTTTTGTATAAGAAATCATTAGTCCTCTTAGATAAGCTTTGTGTATTCCATATTAaaaaagctattatcagtagaaggaaggttagtttcacagaatagttctatctgtctcttaataaactttCATAAGTCCTTCTTAATAAACTCTCACaagtccttccttttcaacagtatggcattgagatgccatctacaaacactttcttgtttttccattattgcaatggTTAATGGTAAATGATCTGATAAAAATCTCACCAAATGTTCCATTTTTACGACTctgctttttaactgggcaggcactaaaaacaaatcaatccttgtatgtaaATTATGTACCCTTGAGTGGAACAAATAGTCTCTTTCTACAGAGTTCAGCTGCCTCCATTTATcactcaaatttaaatccttcataaatgataatgttttttgcagcttttgcctttgtcactgttctggctgatttatccagtaGTGGATCAAGacagaaattgaaatctcctctgaccagtatattttgtcttccctctgctgtttttttttaaaaggatatctttcataaaggcttcatcgtcATAATTTTGTGCATAGATGTTCATAAATATCCATGATTTTACatgaattttacaatgtgccattacaaacctTCTGACTTGGTCAGTCGGTGCCCCttctattattattattttttgttaattagaattgctactcctcttgcttttgagccaaatgaagacCATATTACTTGTCCCAtccattctctttttaatttagcatgttccgaTTTGATAAGATGAGTTTCTTGTAGAAAGattatatctgcctttaatttttttaggtgtgccaagaccCGGCTCCTTTTCTCCATCCTGTTTATCCCATTAACAGTAAGACAAATAAATTTTAACATTATGTCCatattgactttttaaaaataatgtttaacATTAAAACCTTTTAGATTGTTTTAATAATAGTGATCTTACCCCTTTGAAAAACACATACAGCCATCCTGCCCTGACGGTGACATAAACAGAAAAACCTGAAAGCCCGTGGAATCTCTTGAGGAAGAACCCCTCTCTTTAGCGTCATCTTCAATAGATACTCCTCTCCAGGCGCCATTCTCCCCTGTAGACTGGAGTCTCCACCTTGCTGctacttttcccaagttttctctcttttctgagaTCTCCaagaacatttcaataaaatttacttttcagCAATAAATacaagcctttttttaaaaaaatactacttTTACAGTCACATTGTAAACATCCATCACAGTCTTCCTCTTTGGCAACCTTGGCCTTTTGATAAACCTCATAGGAAGACTTCCACCTCATTCTTAGTCATGAAAAACCATCAGTTACCTTCTGCTACTTTGCCCCTCAGAGTTGCAGGGTAAGTCATCaattatttcaagtttttggaatgcAATTGTCTATTTACATCATCAAACTCTTTCCTTTGCCCtaatcaaagtaggactaaaatcttggaaaaaatagcactttttcatggtcaatcttgggtgagccattattttgcttagtATATTCATATGGTGCTCTCAGAATTGTTTCCCATTCCttgtaactcaaaagtcttaccaggaccagTTGTGGTCGCTGATCTCCAgctctctgaatttgtcttctcccagcacttgtgggatccatgtttcgaAGAAGTTCATTGGATCCGTTCCCTCAATTCCTTTTTTCAATCCAATAATTAGGacattattttgtctgctaaaattctTCACATCGTCAATCTCGTCCAGCAGACCAAGTCTGTGCGATCTCCATTGCTTTGTATCTTTCTGcaaagcttttagcttatcttgtgattttgggtcattctttccattaagtcttcaactatttctttaatttcagtcatccttcccgtcatgtctctcattacattttcaacaCCAACAGATtggttgctcaagttttccattttctccaggataatatttagttttTGTCCCGACTTCCCAGCTCTGTCGGGATCCGTCATCCCGAGGCCAATCTTGCACCGTTCCCTTACGTGCTTTTGCtggatgttcctggctgagtagaaacttattttttttttgttatcgactaccttggtttcttagtacttattttgtccatttattttagtgtaaaattcttaatttaaaaattttaattgtctTTTAACACTCTTCACTGAGAGCTCGATCAAACCACGCACATGGACATGCCCCCTATCCCATGTTATTCTAGAAATTAGATTACATACATTCCTTCGATGACTGCAGTACAGAAAACATTTCTTCTTAATGAGATATTCAAGATGCCCACTGATTGATTGGATAATTTATGAAAGTTGTAAACATACCGATTTCTTGCTTTCTTCCATTTGGCAATCTTTTATCCTTTGGACTTCCAGAATCTTCTCTCTAATGGATAGTAatattatgttaatttatgtatATTTTAAGCTTTTAAAATATGTTCTCTGGCACAATCCACAATTGATGacttacattgtacaatgtaactTTCCTATCGTCTGATAATCTCTTTGATAATTGTGCCTTAAGAACAATAGTTTAGACAGTATTGATCTTATTGACCAAGTGACAAATCTACAAGACATTCCTTTGTATCCCAGTACATATCAGTCTCTTCATTTCAGACGCAGTGTGGAGAACTTTCTCTAAACAGAGTCTTCAAGACAAACAGCTTGGAAATCTACCAAATTCCACGTTGACCACCAACCACCCATTTAGAACCAATCTTGTATTAATCCCATCTTTTATTTTCCACACATTCCATCAACTCCCCCTTCAGATTCGACACCAGGAGCAATTTGCGGAGGttaactaatgtaaaaaaaaacacacttttGTGAttgggacgtgggaggaaactggagaaccaagAGGAAGTTCACCCACCAGGGAGAACAAGTAAACTCCTAACAGCTCACACCCAAGGTCAGTAATTGGCACAATGAATAAGTTAAGTACTTGCAGGAATAAGCAAGAGAGCCTCTTTAGTTCACATATACCATTATTTGCAACAAGAAGCTTAGTACAATACCAGAAAAAAGGAATGGTTATACACAAGTTTCAGCTATGAATATCAACTGGTTTTGTCGGGACCTAATGGTTAACTGGAATGGGAGAGGGACCAACCCCAATCTTtgagagacaggcagaggggatgggaggagggggtaggttaaagagaaaagaaagaatgggagtaggtaaagaagagatggaaagggTGGAACCAGATAGAAgtcagaaaaaaaattgggggaaaAGCTAAATCACTAAATATCATTACTCATAGCAGCCTTCCGCTCAATGGCATGAAGGGTGATTTTTCCCAACTTCCTTCCATGCTCCCTGTAGACTTTCCCTCTActggtctctccacctctcctacCTTCAGTCCAATTACCTCACCCCTGCCCAGCTTCTTTGTTTCCCTCTCATTTGATCCCCTTGACATACTTGACATCACCCCTTCCTATGTTAGCATcagtaaagggtcctgacccaaaatattgactactTCTACCCATGGACACGGCCTGATCTGCTGAGGTCCCCCAGCTTCTCATAAGGTGTTTTCAAACTGCATTGGAAAGGATGTGGCAGCTATAATCCCTGAGGGCATCTACAATGTGAACATCAATGGCAATTTAAGGGTGAATTTTACTAATTTCACTATTTTTTTAGGACATTTCCCCAGTTGGATGCTATGGCCAACAACAACATTTGTTTAGCTCCTGAAATAAGGGTGAATTCCACTTCTTAGACCTGCGACCTCTTTAAACTCACCAGCACAAATCAGAAACATACCAAGCAAAACAATGTGATCACAGGTTGGGAATAGATGCTGAAAAATATTGTCTGTGCCAATTAATTTTAGGTTTAACATTTTCTCCTAtttagatgaaaaaaaaactgcaaatccTTTTAGTTAATTATAGTGCACTTCTCAACATGTCATTTAGAACTGTAGTTTTATAGTTAAAATAAGATTTAAATGGAGTTAAATTTAGAGATCAATACCTAATTTGCATTTCTTTAAATGCATTTAATAGGGCTGGATTTGAGTTATTACATTACAGAGCAAATCACAAATAAGTTTCAACATGCTTTGTTTCTTCTTTTTGTTTTACAATTGTAAATGGAGTCTGCATTCTTACAATAGTTGGCTTTGTCTGCTTGGCAAAGAACTTGTGTTTACGAGGGTTAACGGCAATCTTGTGTTTTGCTGCGGAATTGTCCAAGCAGGTGAGTGAACTAGCGGGCAAGCTGAAATCAACAGGAAGTGAGTCAGAGCTTGTTGTCAAGTGAACCAGTGGTGAGAGGGGTCTGGAAGAAGGCATCGAGGATatctgtaaaataaaaaaaaacagtttggaTTATTATTAAACAAAAAGGTTGCTTAATGGAGATCACTTGTGCAAAATGTCATAGAAAGAATTTCATCCCTCTTCATCAATCATTCATTAGATGCACTTCTTAAGATGTCTCCTGGCTGTGTTCCGACTCCTGCACTACCAAGGACACACTTCCCTCTATCCTTTTGACCAGACTAAATTAGTTTAATTTTCACAAATTGAGTGAAACTTCCATGACATGATCCCCATGCAACTCAAAGAACAAAGAAACCTGCATTTATATAGCCCCGAGCACAACTTTAGGATGTCCCATTTTGGTTAACTGCCAATGAATCACACGTAGTtgcaataaaaccagaaaatattggaaacactcgtcttttggttctctttccctgactgtaaggggtgctgggtaaCTTTTGCTGATGGTATTATTACATCTGCTTTATTACTTGACAATGAAAGAATCCTGAATCGGGTAGCAttcatggagagagaaacagattaAAAATGTGTCAAAAGATTCTAATAAAGGGTTTTTGATCATAACATAAATGCAAACAATGCCTGAGCTTCTGAATGTTTcatgcattttttgtttttactacTGGTGAATAAGTTGTTGCTGgagttaaatgtggattattttAGCAAAAGAGATGAGACTGACAGGAAGGTTAAATAATCCACTGTAGTATATAGCTTGAACAAATGGCAGTTTCAAGGCTTAATTGTTTGGAATCTCTTAGATTCCACCATTAACTATTATCTACAAAGAGAATGGTTAAATATTTACCAGTTCTTCATCTTCGCTTTCGGTCCCACCAAAACTTAAAGAGTTGTGTCGTTCAACAGGGACAGCAGACTGTGGAATGGAAACAGGAAGAGGATCAATGAAGGGCAATGGTTAAAGGTCAATGGTGCATGTCTGAAGGGTCAATTGACAACAACCATTAACGAATAGGGGACGTTTCTTATTGAGCAAAGCACagttgtctgccttacggcagacagaaGTCAGTTTTTTGTAagattacatgttctgtactgttAAATGATAATAAAACAATTGAATCAGTGGAAATGCATTGGGGTAGGTTTTGGCTCAGTGTTTAAAGCACAGATCCAGTAACAATTTCATTCTCACGCAGTTTCTCTTTTTTCAATCCCTTTTAGTTAACAAACTTGGGAAACTTTGAGGTTAAGCTTCCTGTGAGGAGGTTTCAGAGGGCAGCATCCAACCATGAAATACTGAGTAAGCCAGAatacaggatagagattgaaagTCTCATGGCATGGCGCCCAGATAACAGCCTTTCTCTCAACATTAATAGGATGAAGAAGATGACcactgacttcaggagaggggtgGAGACAATCGTTACGTTAATGGCGCTGAAGTTGAAAGAGTGGATAAATTGAAGTCCTTGGgtataaatatctccaatgacctgacctgggacaaacaCATCCACATAACGATAAAAATTGTGCACTGACACCTCGAATTTCTCAGTGGACTAAGGAAGTTGGGAATGCCTCCCCtgtccctcaacaacctgtacAGGTGCACCTTGCTGGTTCTTCGCAGTGTGGGACAGCAGCTGTGCTGCTCAAAATCAGAAACTACAAAAGGTAGCTCAGAACAAAATTAAGATGTCCttccccctccatggactccgCCTCCATCTCCTGTTGCCTAGAAAAGGCAGCTAAAAGGCAGAGACCCATtacaccctggacacactctccTCACACCAGAGAGCAGGCAAATAAAGTCAAATAAgtcgaagttcagatttattgtcagagtacatacatgacatcagatacaaccctgagattctatttttcctgagggccaggcagaattaccacttattggaagtccaaaaaaattgtactcaagatgatatgtaaacaaataaaaaatgtaaacaaactgactgtccaatatagagaaagaaattaataaagtgaaaaaaataatAGTCCTTAAATCAGTCTCTGTTTGAGCCTGTTGTTGAgtagtccgatggtggaggggtatcaaccattcctgaacctggtggtgcgagtcttatggcacctataccaccTTCCTGATCGTAGCAAcatgaacagagcatgttctgggtgaatgcatgataattgctgctgctctccgacgtcagcattccttgtcaatattctcaatggtggggggtggttttgcctgtgatgtcctgggctgtgtccactaccttttgcagggctttacgctcaggtgtatttgtgtcccccataccagaccatgatggagcctgtcagcacactttacatcccacatgtagaaatttgccagaatttccaatgtcacaccaaatctccacaaactcctgagggagtagaggtgctgatgtgctttcttcatgatgtcattaatGTGTGTGAAAACATGCACTAACaggcatcaggttcctgaatgaactgCATTTCTGTCCTATCATACTGCTCTTACTTGGTaagaattgatctttttttttcattgtgatCCTATTGTGTGCAAATTGTGCTCTTCCCACAGCTGCATATAATAATAGAGGTGATTTGTTAGTCTGGTCATGGAAGAATCCTTTCACTATACAGGTTGAATCTCTTTAATCCAGCaacattgggacctggccattgccggaccacagaaaatgccataaaatagaaaatgcactgAAAATAGCTGTCAAAGGTGCAGTAGGTGCCACGATCAGACCCATTTTCTGAGCTAAAAGGATCAACTATATCACAAATCAAATCCTGGTTAGCCTTTACAatgtcagcgatcgggaccggggtttaaatcatgcgctgtctgtaaagagtttgtactaatggcaaAAGATTCAAAACATGCCAGACCACAGGAGTTGCTGGAACACAGATAATAGAGTTCAATCTGTGCTGGGAATTTTGTGATAAAAGAGCTTGGGATGGAAGCTCCTGGCAGGACAGATTTTGTTACCTGTTCTGGAGTGGAGGTTGCTCCAAAGTTCCTTAAATCCTATAATTTATTGGGAACGGGTGCAAAATTCCCAGGTCCAAATCCATGGATCTCTCAAATTTTCTGCATAGGTTGACTGCGTAGCTatgaaggcttatggtatgctggccttcattagtttggGGATGGAGTTCAACAACTGTGAGATAATTTTGTAGCTCTATAAAACACCAATTAgttcacacttagaatattgtgttcaattttggttgcttcattataggaaggatgtggcatCTATggagaggggtgcagaggaggtttaccaggttgttgcctggattggagaacatgcaaaAACCAGATGACATCTGTACAATGTGAGGGGAGGTGTGTTTAGGGGCGATGGCAAGAGAATGTTTTATATACAGAGAGTattgagtgcctggaatgcattgtgaggggtggtggtgaaACCTGCTATAATAGAGACATTGAAAAGACTTTTGGCTGGCCCATTGTTGGTAGGAAAaacagagttatgggtgtgatgtAGAAaagatttagtttgttgagtaacttgtataggtcagcacatcattgtgggctgaagggcctggattgTGCTATATCTGCAcaatatttttaaagatttgcCCATTTC contains the following coding sequences:
- the LOC138740606 gene encoding CRACD-like protein isoform X2, giving the protein MAGFHCCLQGSSRDYIMATGVPDTRQTSENKELNEKSSGKKKSKFKAFKNFFAKKKGKVTAASRGENALKPSQSSTDVSTAEPSEVYPDAEVGSQGNIGNRSFSHDSIFIPELSISEAVPVRGLSQENVAGKVKALQLQLEQNIRLASPGVLISSKKAEDAGTMSEDDGLPRSPPEILSLHTVLRCSTPKSAVPVERHNSLSFGGTESEDEELISSMPSSRPLSPLVHLTTSSDSLPVDFSLPASSLTCLDNSAAKHKIAVNPRKHKFFAKQTKPTIREDSGSPKDKRLPNGRKQEIDSSGEEDINIHRNKMPWSKCLEVNDEECAVKVPKVSRPTSDGHVPEPEDGDNTNLDGDMSLPPSICEILSSEPGFTSEDLPDPEKTPRIARVTPETFCPHEDDSKLSSIKAIADLNKSDAVPFFLAPTATLPECSGNNVLDAAKSATSKGPLLENVERDSVSSATDASPSLESISPALPQEARERETILNILSAPEHSLTAKPAAGATLSDETLGSSEDWKGCMENIFTNQSTVEENDGEILLNQRPAHIPKPCHDQTDNIGLISEFPHETNQLVLSTPQLDCSWAPPELSISNELSQENQKASSQGSIKFSIASAWQRSVMDAKKWNMEFCLPTVPTSGYCENTAEERANEALSSQEIEEVIRPQQVLNAPLKVKLDETEPASPDNGLKVMVPSPKAGLNAKGSPFGIRLRRTSPLHSYLTEVGLEQKEAVRRASIGVTTSQAPTFWKGDGGISGQVEASLATRSERDISKNAAKLFPEGQTGGCLMSEKTNSLDPSTEPVKQEKYRAPGVKNERKNSETYPNFGKTSESPRANSSKPVWVSLARQKQKGFQDQYSGTQLSEDRPLMVQTGINKEPTTQSMKNIGEKEPHISFQSKETKIIVKDEHPSRITTSPRLGSHLQPKPPAYGMGLRERGPLPGTKLAPLAAVEPPWLAIAKKKAKAWSDMPQTVQ